The following coding sequences are from one Streptomyces dengpaensis window:
- a CDS encoding enoyl-CoA hydratase/isomerase family protein, which produces MTESAATVRIIQETPAYWRAVFDNPPLNVVDHTVFEGLQDLLARMDASPDLRVVVFESADPDFYLAHFDMSGRSGSIAKAAGPTGLTTPTDTFVRLTKSPVVSIAKIRGRVRGVGSEFALACDMRFASRENAVLGQPEVGAGVIPGGGGTERLPLLTGRGRALEIILGADDFDGDTAERYGWVNRSLPDSDLDGFVDTLARRLASFDRRPIETAKNLVNQVSLPPVDRLLDGRGAFAATLAWPETQQRVATLFKRGMQQEGDLENRFGAHLATLLDDQA; this is translated from the coding sequence ATGACTGAATCGGCAGCGACTGTGCGCATCATCCAAGAGACCCCCGCCTACTGGCGGGCCGTGTTCGACAACCCGCCCCTGAACGTGGTCGACCACACCGTGTTCGAAGGGCTGCAGGACCTGCTCGCACGGATGGACGCCAGCCCGGACCTCCGCGTCGTCGTGTTCGAGAGCGCGGACCCCGACTTCTACCTCGCCCACTTCGACATGTCCGGCAGATCGGGAAGCATCGCCAAGGCCGCAGGCCCTACCGGCCTGACCACCCCCACGGACACGTTCGTCCGCCTCACCAAGTCCCCCGTGGTGAGCATCGCCAAGATCCGCGGCCGCGTGCGCGGCGTGGGCAGCGAATTCGCCCTCGCCTGCGACATGCGCTTCGCCTCCCGCGAAAACGCGGTCCTCGGCCAGCCCGAGGTCGGCGCGGGGGTCATCCCCGGAGGCGGTGGCACGGAGCGCCTCCCCCTGCTGACCGGCCGGGGCCGCGCGCTGGAAATCATCCTCGGCGCGGACGACTTCGACGGCGACACCGCCGAACGCTACGGCTGGGTCAACCGGTCCCTTCCGGACAGCGACTTGGACGGCTTCGTCGACACGCTCGCACGGCGCCTCGCCTCCTTCGACCGGCGCCCGATCGAAACAGCGAAGAACCTGGTCAACCAAGTCTCCCTGCCACCCGTCGACAGGCTCCTCGACGGCCGTGGTGCCTTCGCGGCCACCCTTGCCTGGCCCGAAACCCAGCAGCGCGTGGCCACCCTGTTCAAACGCGGGATGCAGCAGGAAGGGGACCTGGAGAACCGATTCGGCGCACACCTCGCCACCCTGCTCGACGACCAAGCCTGA
- a CDS encoding SpoIIE family protein phosphatase — protein MDSSTQTAITPDQTAFQTAGAAIALLDAKGTVVGWTQAAQRLVGYSAAEVVGRSAALLTTAEDRAKAAALAASRAPSRWSGFTTVRHRDGHRINVRLWVQTLSGQDGRARWIVSATDKATLDSRPADGSPVQSLPTALHIPSNLPVGVVIRDTQLRCTWVNDTQGVQDGIPLEQRLGRRLTEAAPGTEAETLEALMRQVLQSGVPVINVEFRAFAPPHVRHEPTFSASFFRLDDAQGRALGVCVVSVDVTDSRRAREHLAILGEASKRIGTTLDVMRTGQELADLAVPLLADFATVDLTESVPLCEEAPARLSPQDGRVPAFCRAGLASIHPGAPESLFARGEPVFVPPASPFASVLQSGESHFEPLLDTSPGTWLNHHDAARAKKIRDHMMHSLMVVPIRARGAVLGVAMFVRTQDRLSFDEDDLLLAEELVSWAALSLDNARQYARERSTALALQRHLLPHHATGGSAADVAWRYLPADSHHGVGGDWFDVIPLSGARVALVVGDVVGHGITAAATMGRLRTAVRTLADMDMPPDELLTHLDELVIRLAEADSDPGDPAPATMAATCLYAVYDPVTRQCTMARAGHPPPAIIDPHRGVTFPDLPTGAPLGVGLVPFESVTLELPEESVLALYTDGLIEARDHDIGTGMDRLATALTRPDLPLEDLCSSAVDTLPTNAPHDDVTLLLARTHALGPNQVASWEFPAEPSVVSSARSLTTTQLALWGLDEQADSTELIISELVTNAIRHGNGNGNGWIRLRLIRHQTLTCEVHDTSNTTPRRRHPHTADENGRGLLLVDRLSRKWGTRNTPDGKLIWAEQQLTPSP, from the coding sequence ATGGACAGTTCTACACAAACAGCGATCACCCCAGATCAGACGGCTTTCCAGACGGCCGGTGCGGCGATAGCCCTGCTGGATGCGAAAGGAACGGTGGTCGGGTGGACGCAGGCTGCCCAGCGGCTGGTCGGCTACTCGGCCGCAGAAGTGGTGGGCCGCTCCGCCGCCCTGCTGACGACTGCTGAAGACCGGGCCAAAGCAGCAGCCCTGGCGGCGAGCCGTGCCCCCTCCCGCTGGTCCGGCTTCACCACAGTCCGTCACCGCGACGGCCACCGGATCAACGTGCGCCTGTGGGTGCAGACGCTGTCCGGACAAGACGGCCGGGCCCGGTGGATCGTGTCGGCGACCGACAAGGCCACGCTTGACTCACGGCCTGCGGACGGATCGCCGGTGCAGTCCCTTCCAACTGCGCTGCACATCCCCAGCAACCTGCCGGTAGGCGTCGTGATACGCGACACCCAGCTACGCTGCACCTGGGTGAACGACACCCAGGGCGTCCAGGACGGCATCCCCCTCGAACAGCGGCTGGGGCGCAGGCTCACGGAGGCGGCGCCCGGCACAGAGGCCGAAACGCTCGAGGCGCTGATGCGCCAGGTACTTCAGAGCGGCGTCCCGGTGATCAACGTGGAGTTCCGGGCCTTCGCTCCTCCGCATGTGCGCCATGAACCCACGTTCTCGGCCTCCTTCTTCCGCCTCGACGACGCACAGGGCCGTGCGCTGGGCGTGTGCGTCGTGAGTGTGGATGTCACCGACAGCAGGCGTGCGCGGGAGCATCTGGCGATCCTGGGCGAGGCCAGCAAGCGGATCGGAACCACCCTGGACGTCATGCGGACCGGGCAGGAACTCGCCGACCTCGCCGTGCCGCTCCTTGCAGACTTCGCCACCGTCGACCTGACGGAGTCTGTCCCGCTCTGCGAGGAGGCCCCGGCGCGCCTCAGCCCCCAGGACGGACGCGTCCCCGCCTTTTGCCGCGCGGGCCTTGCCTCCATCCACCCGGGGGCCCCGGAGTCCCTGTTCGCGCGGGGAGAGCCGGTGTTCGTCCCTCCGGCGTCGCCCTTCGCCAGCGTCCTGCAATCGGGAGAGTCCCATTTCGAGCCGCTGCTGGACACCTCCCCCGGCACGTGGCTGAACCACCACGACGCAGCCCGGGCGAAAAAGATCCGTGATCACATGATGCACTCGTTGATGGTCGTCCCGATCCGCGCACGGGGCGCCGTGCTGGGCGTGGCGATGTTCGTGCGGACGCAGGATCGTCTGTCGTTCGACGAGGACGACCTGCTCCTGGCCGAGGAACTCGTCAGCTGGGCCGCCCTGTCCTTGGACAACGCCCGCCAGTACGCGCGCGAACGCTCCACAGCCCTGGCCCTGCAGCGCCACCTGCTCCCCCACCACGCAACGGGCGGATCCGCCGCGGACGTGGCCTGGCGCTACCTGCCCGCCGACAGCCACCACGGCGTCGGAGGCGACTGGTTCGATGTGATCCCACTGTCCGGCGCCCGAGTGGCCCTGGTCGTCGGCGACGTGGTCGGACACGGCATCACCGCCGCCGCCACCATGGGCAGGCTCCGCACCGCCGTACGCACACTGGCGGACATGGACATGCCTCCCGACGAACTACTGACCCACCTCGACGAGTTGGTCATCCGTCTCGCCGAGGCGGATTCCGACCCCGGGGACCCGGCCCCCGCGACGATGGCCGCCACGTGTCTGTACGCCGTCTACGACCCGGTCACCCGGCAGTGCACCATGGCGCGGGCCGGCCATCCCCCGCCCGCGATCATCGACCCACACCGCGGCGTCACCTTCCCCGACCTGCCCACCGGAGCCCCGCTCGGCGTCGGCCTGGTCCCCTTCGAGTCCGTCACCCTGGAACTTCCCGAAGAAAGCGTGCTCGCCCTCTACACCGACGGCCTCATCGAAGCCCGCGACCACGACATCGGCACCGGCATGGACCGCCTCGCCACCGCCCTGACACGACCCGACCTCCCACTGGAAGACCTCTGCTCATCCGCGGTGGACACACTGCCCACCAACGCACCCCATGACGACGTCACCCTGCTCCTCGCCCGCACCCACGCACTCGGCCCGAACCAGGTCGCCTCCTGGGAGTTCCCCGCCGAGCCCTCCGTCGTCAGCAGCGCACGCTCCCTCACCACCACCCAGCTGGCCCTGTGGGGACTGGACGAACAAGCCGACTCCACCGAGCTGATCATCAGCGAACTGGTCACCAACGCCATCCGCCACGGCAACGGCAACGGCAACGGCTGGATCCGACTACGCCTGATCCGCCACCAGACCCTCACCTGCGAAGTCCACGACACCAGCAACACCACCCCACGCCGCCGCCACCCCCACACCGCCGACGAAAACGGCCGCGGCCTACTCCTCGTCGACCGACTCAGCCGCAAATGGGGCACCCGAAACACCCCGGACGGCAAACTCATCTGGGCCGAACAGCAACTGACACCCAGCCCATAA